The following proteins are co-located in the Siansivirga zeaxanthinifaciens CC-SAMT-1 genome:
- a CDS encoding ammonium transporter, giving the protein MSLLNTALLIQDTAELAASIKDDMGMLWMLISGILVFFMQAGFFLVESGMTDSKNAVNIAMKNFLDVAVGSLAFWFIGYSLMYGSDMGGGFFHWGGFVFSQGAADLFFQTVFAATAATIVSGAIAGRTKYTTYAIFSIIMTALIYPIAGGWEWNGGWLNAEWMPAEFIDFAGSSIVHSVGGWAALVAAWMVGPRIGKFLNGKPVEMHGHNQMYATLGVFILWLGWFGFNGGSQLAWGGDDSAAASQVVLVTNLAAAAGALSALLFTWIKNGKPNLGMTLNGSLAGLVSITAGCGNMSESGAVLAGLIGGILVVLSIGFIEKTLKIDDAVGAISVHGVAGAWGTLVIGLWGVDGDTGIGLFNGGGVAQLASQAIGVLAYAVWAIVMSYIFLTILKVTCGGLRVTEAEEIAGLDISEHGTIAYPGKRQREME; this is encoded by the coding sequence ATGTCTTTATTAAACACAGCGCTTTTAATTCAAGATACTGCAGAATTAGCTGCATCGATCAAGGACGACATGGGAATGCTTTGGATGCTTATTTCGGGTATCTTAGTATTTTTCATGCAAGCAGGTTTCTTTTTAGTAGAGTCTGGTATGACAGATTCTAAAAATGCCGTAAATATCGCCATGAAGAATTTCTTAGATGTAGCAGTAGGCTCGCTTGCTTTCTGGTTCATTGGATATTCTTTAATGTATGGATCTGATATGGGTGGAGGCTTTTTCCACTGGGGAGGATTTGTATTCTCTCAAGGAGCTGCCGATTTATTCTTTCAAACTGTATTCGCAGCTACTGCTGCAACAATTGTTTCTGGTGCTATAGCAGGTAGAACAAAATATACAACATATGCTATTTTTAGTATCATCATGACTGCTTTAATTTATCCAATCGCTGGTGGTTGGGAATGGAATGGCGGATGGTTAAATGCAGAATGGATGCCTGCCGAATTTATTGATTTCGCTGGTTCTTCTATTGTTCACTCTGTTGGTGGATGGGCTGCTTTAGTTGCTGCATGGATGGTTGGTCCTAGAATTGGAAAATTCTTAAACGGTAAACCAGTTGAAATGCACGGTCACAACCAAATGTACGCTACTTTAGGTGTATTTATTCTTTGGTTAGGATGGTTTGGTTTTAACGGTGGTTCTCAATTAGCTTGGGGTGGAGACGATTCTGCGGCTGCTTCTCAAGTTGTATTAGTAACTAATTTAGCTGCTGCGGCTGGTGCTTTAAGTGCTTTATTATTTACTTGGATTAAAAATGGTAAGCCAAATTTAGGAATGACTTTAAACGGTTCGCTTGCTGGTCTTGTTAGTATAACCGCTGGTTGTGGTAACATGAGTGAAAGTGGTGCTGTTTTAGCAGGTTTAATAGGTGGTATTCTTGTAGTATTATCTATTGGATTTATAGAAAAAACATTAAAAATTGATGACGCTGTAGGAGCTATTTCTGTACATGGTGTTGCTGGTGCTTGGGGGACTTTAGTAATTGGTCTTTGGGGTGTAGATGGCGATACTGGTATTGGTCTTTTTAATGGTGGAGGTGTTGCTCAATTAGCTTCTCAAGCTATTGGAGTTCTTGCTTACGCTGTTTGGGCTATTGTAATGTCTTACATATTCTTAACAATATTAAAAGTTACTTGTGGAGGTTTAAGAGTTACTGAAGCAGAAGAAATAGCTGGTTTAGATATTTCTGAACATGGTACAATTGCTTACCCAGGTAAGAGACAAAGAGAAATGGAATAA
- a CDS encoding ammonium transporter: MELLTTNNVWMMICTALVFFMHLGFSFLEIGLTRQKNTINILFKNVFIITIGLLLYCLVGFNLMYPGFADGSSGIFGFAGFGLSSPVTAEGVLDLTYNEGYTYWTDFLFQGMFAATAATIVSGAVAERVKIVPFMIFTLVYVGLVYPIAGSWKWGGGFLQMMETPFYDFAGSTLVHSVGGWAAVVAVCLLGPRIGKFKDGKAQAIPGHNLPLATAGVLILWLGWFGFNGGSVLSADPTLTSLTLVTTCLAAAAGGVVCMLVSTAMYKNLDLTMFLNGILGGLVGITAGADQMSPTDAVIVGSIAGALIVFAVSFVDKLKLDDPVGAIAVHLVCGVWGTLAVGLFGNLAGVNQFISQLIGVGAYAVFCVVTSFIIIYTLKKTMGIRVSEKEELEGLDGHEHGMDAYPDFRLNEH, encoded by the coding sequence ATGGAATTACTTACTACTAATAATGTATGGATGATGATCTGTACAGCACTTGTCTTTTTTATGCACCTAGGATTTTCTTTTTTAGAAATTGGTCTAACTAGACAAAAAAACACAATTAATATTTTATTTAAAAACGTTTTTATTATCACCATCGGTCTTTTATTATACTGTCTTGTTGGTTTTAATTTAATGTATCCTGGATTTGCAGATGGTTCTTCTGGAATTTTCGGGTTTGCAGGATTTGGATTGAGTTCACCTGTAACTGCAGAAGGTGTTTTAGATTTAACATATAATGAAGGTTATACGTATTGGACAGACTTTTTATTCCAAGGAATGTTTGCTGCTACTGCTGCTACTATAGTTTCTGGAGCTGTTGCCGAGCGTGTTAAAATTGTTCCTTTCATGATTTTTACCTTAGTTTATGTAGGATTGGTTTACCCAATTGCTGGTTCTTGGAAATGGGGTGGCGGATTTTTACAAATGATGGAAACACCATTTTACGATTTTGCAGGTTCTACTTTAGTACACTCTGTAGGTGGTTGGGCAGCTGTTGTTGCTGTTTGTTTATTAGGCCCACGTATTGGTAAATTTAAAGATGGAAAAGCACAAGCCATTCCTGGTCATAATTTACCATTAGCTACAGCAGGTGTTTTAATTCTTTGGTTAGGTTGGTTTGGATTTAATGGTGGTTCTGTACTTTCTGCAGATCCTACATTAACTTCATTAACCTTAGTAACTACATGTTTAGCAGCCGCTGCAGGTGGTGTAGTTTGTATGTTAGTGTCTACGGCTATGTATAAAAACCTAGATTTAACTATGTTTTTAAATGGTATTCTTGGTGGTTTAGTTGGAATTACTGCCGGTGCAGACCAAATGAGCCCTACAGATGCTGTTATTGTTGGATCTATTGCTGGCGCTTTAATTGTGTTTGCAGTAAGTTTTGTAGATAAATTAAAATTAGATGATCCTGTTGGAGCTATAGCTGTTCACTTAGTTTGCGGTGTATGGGGAACTTTAGCCGTTGGATTATTTGGTAACTTAGCAGGTGTAAACCAATTTATAAGTCAATTAATTGGTGTGGGTGCTTATGCTGTATTTTGTGTAGTTACTTCATTTATAATTATCTACACGCTTAAGAAAACGATGGGTATTAGAGTTTCTGAAAAAGAAGAATTAGAAGGTCTAGACGGCCATGAGCATGGAATGGATGCTTATCCAGATTTCAGGTTAAACGAACACTAG
- a CDS encoding porin encodes MKKLLTLSMLFMATALFAQEEAEAPKFSISGSIDAYYRANLTAPNDENAIAPGSSFANLPGFALGMANVVASYEGEKVGFVADLVFGPRGTDAVFQSPMYSSTGQILNQLYAYWNVSESVTLTMGNFNTFLGYEVISPTANFNYSTSYLFSYGPFSHTGLKADIALSEDFSLMLGVMNDTDLTEFNPTGDYAFGAQLGYKGQFLNFLLDPSFTEIDFTGGFDLSDSFFLGINAAYLTVEDDGPGFVGAALYPQYSISDSFTLGLRGEYFAEDKDFGAIGTGVDDSSVLALTLTGSFAIDNLTIKPEFRLDSASDDAFIDNDLAATKSLGSFVLAAIYSF; translated from the coding sequence ATGAAAAAATTACTTACTCTATCTATGCTTTTTATGGCAACTGCTTTATTTGCTCAAGAAGAAGCTGAAGCACCTAAATTTAGCATAAGCGGAAGTATTGATGCTTATTATAGAGCTAACTTAACAGCTCCAAATGATGAAAATGCTATAGCACCAGGCTCTTCATTCGCTAATTTACCTGGCTTTGCCTTAGGTATGGCCAATGTTGTAGCGTCTTACGAGGGTGAAAAAGTTGGTTTTGTTGCCGATTTAGTATTTGGTCCTAGAGGTACTGATGCTGTTTTTCAATCTCCTATGTATTCTTCAACAGGTCAAATTTTAAATCAATTATATGCATACTGGAATGTAAGTGAGTCTGTAACATTAACCATGGGTAACTTCAATACCTTTTTAGGATACGAAGTTATTTCTCCAACGGCTAACTTTAACTACAGTACATCTTATTTATTCTCTTACGGGCCTTTTTCTCATACAGGTTTAAAAGCGGATATAGCATTATCAGAAGATTTTAGTTTAATGTTAGGTGTTATGAATGATACCGATTTAACTGAATTTAACCCAACTGGAGATTATGCTTTTGGTGCACAATTAGGCTACAAAGGACAGTTTTTGAATTTCTTACTTGATCCATCTTTTACTGAAATTGATTTTACAGGTGGTTTCGATCTTTCTGATTCATTCTTCCTTGGTATTAATGCTGCTTACTTAACAGTTGAAGATGATGGTCCTGGATTTGTGGGAGCTGCATTATATCCACAATATTCTATAAGTGATTCTTTCACTTTAGGATTAAGAGGTGAATATTTTGCAGAAGACAAAGATTTTGGAGCTATCGGAACTGGAGTTGATGATTCAAGTGTATTAGCATTAACTTTAACAGGGAGTTTTGCAATTGATAACTTAACAATTAAACCAGAATTTAGATTAGATAGTGCTTCTGATGATGCATTTATTGATAATGATTTAGCGGCAACAAAAAGCTTAGGTTCATTTGTATTAGCTGCTATCTACTCTTTCTAA
- a CDS encoding P-II family nitrogen regulator — MKKIEAIIRKSKFRVVKEALHDVGVTFFSYWDVTGLGNEKIGHVYRGISYSTSDIQRRYLSIVVNDDFEEATIQAILSSAGTGEVGDGKIFVSDITEVYRIRTGAKGGETLK, encoded by the coding sequence ATGAAAAAAATTGAAGCAATTATTAGAAAATCTAAGTTTCGTGTGGTTAAAGAAGCTCTTCACGACGTAGGTGTTACCTTTTTCTCTTACTGGGATGTTACTGGTTTAGGAAACGAAAAAATAGGCCATGTATACAGAGGTATTTCTTATAGTACGAGTGATATTCAACGTAGATATTTATCTATAGTTGTAAATGACGATTTCGAAGAAGCAACCATTCAAGCTATTTTAAGTTCTGCAGGAACAGGAGAAGTGGGCGATGGAAAAATATTCGTTTCAGATATCACCGAAGTTTACAGAATTCGTACAGGAGCAAAGGGAGGAGAAACGCTTAAATAA
- the gltB gene encoding glutamate synthase large subunit has product MLKKQGMYLPEFEHENCGAGFICNLKGEKTNQIIHDALEILVKLEHRGGVSADGKTGDGAGLLIDIPHDYFKRVCDFNIPEEREYAVGMVFLPKNKNQYKFCKTTFEKEILEQGLVILGWRKVPVDSSHLGEIALASEPNIEQIFIGKKDPIDEATFKAKLYAARKITEHAIRKSKISESSYFYLPSLSTTTLIYKGIIMPEDIGPYYTDLQQIDLVTRLALVHQRFSTNTMPTWELAQPFRYMCQNGEINTLRGNVSRMRVREEIMKSDVFGPQIEKLFPIILPGKSDSASMDMVVELLTHTGRSLPEIMMMMIPEAWEKHKTMSEERKAFYEYNACIMEPWDGPASVPFTDGDYIGALLDRNGLRPSRYTVTKSGKLIMASEIGVVNIDPEDVEKHGRLEPGKMFLVDMNEGRIIEDEEIKSKIVSERPYKEWLDKTRLHLRNVPYTNETCPIETIDIKTRQRLFNYTFEDIQEIITPMAESGKEALGSMGIDTPLAVLSDRPQLISNYFKQLFAQVTNPPLDGIREEIVTDISLNLGKDRNIFSITERQCRKLKIQNPVISNADLEKIRTISIDGFKAETINILYKKSEGLNGLENALEDIILQVSNALRNGANIIILSDRGVNKEFAPIPCLLACSYVNHQMNRLRKRSYFDIIIESAEPREPHHFATLFGYGASAINPYMVNEIIRMQVKEGFITGMDEQKAVDNFNKAIGKGILKIMNKIGISTLHSYRGSQIFEIVGFNSQFVEKYFPYTASRIEGIGLYEIEKEINERYKLAYPDKEIDKRLGLNIGGDYRWRRNGERHLFNPTTVAKLQQAVRLSDQASYDVYAKAINEQAENLMTIRGLFEFDNLDPISIDEVEPWTEIVKRFKTGAMSYGSISREAHENLAIAMNRIGGKSNSGEGGEDRKRFHPDVNGDSRNSAIKQVASGRFGVTSHYLTNAREIQIKMAQGAKPGEGGQLPGEKVLPWIAAARNSTPFVGLISPPPHHDIYSIEDLAQLIFDLKNANRDARINVKLVSEVGVGTIAAGVAKAKADVVLISGYDGGTGASPLTSLKHAGLPWELGLAEAQQTLVLNNLRSRIVVECDGQLKTGRDVAIAALLGAEEFGFATAPLVASGCIMMRKCHLNTCPVGIATQDKELRKNFKGTPEHVINFFYYIAEELRGIMAQLGFRTLAEMVGQTHKINANKAINHYKAKGLDLSAILHRPEVYKHLTVRNTEKQDHGLEDVLDFSILKDSHRALYRKEKMTLEYPIININRSVGAIISNEISKIYGHLGLPEDTLNVNFTGSAGQSFGAFGAHGLTFTVDGNTNDYLGKGLSGAKLIVKKPAKATFKAQDNIIVGNVCLFGAVQGEAYINGIAGERFAVRNSGATAVVEGVGDHCCEYMTGGKVVVLGKTGRNFAAGMSGGIAYVYDPENKFTNGLCNTETIEFETMSEEDKAELKALIQKHALYTDSELGKAILNDWENSLSNFVKVMPTEYKRALKRLETEEQMVEELTIA; this is encoded by the coding sequence ATGCTGAAGAAACAAGGAATGTATTTACCAGAATTCGAACACGAAAACTGTGGAGCTGGGTTTATTTGTAATCTTAAAGGAGAGAAAACAAATCAAATCATACATGATGCTCTTGAAATTCTTGTAAAACTAGAACACAGAGGTGGCGTTAGCGCCGATGGTAAAACTGGAGATGGTGCAGGATTACTTATAGATATTCCTCACGATTATTTTAAACGCGTTTGTGATTTTAATATTCCAGAAGAAAGAGAATATGCGGTTGGTATGGTATTTTTGCCTAAAAACAAAAACCAATATAAATTCTGCAAAACTACTTTTGAAAAGGAAATTTTAGAACAAGGATTAGTCATTTTAGGATGGAGAAAAGTTCCTGTAGACTCTTCACATTTAGGTGAAATTGCTTTAGCTTCAGAACCTAATATCGAACAAATTTTTATTGGAAAAAAAGACCCAATAGATGAAGCTACTTTTAAAGCGAAGCTTTATGCTGCTCGCAAAATAACCGAGCACGCTATTAGAAAGTCTAAAATTTCTGAAAGCAGCTACTTCTACCTTCCAAGTTTATCTACCACAACCTTAATATATAAAGGTATTATTATGCCTGAAGATATTGGTCCGTATTACACCGATTTACAACAAATCGACTTGGTAACGCGTTTGGCTCTTGTACACCAACGTTTTTCAACTAACACCATGCCAACATGGGAGTTAGCCCAACCATTTAGATATATGTGTCAAAATGGTGAAATAAACACGCTTCGTGGTAATGTAAGCAGAATGCGTGTACGTGAAGAGATCATGAAAAGTGACGTTTTTGGTCCGCAAATAGAAAAATTATTCCCAATTATATTACCAGGAAAATCAGATTCTGCCTCTATGGATATGGTTGTAGAATTATTAACTCATACAGGAAGATCGCTTCCTGAAATTATGATGATGATGATTCCTGAAGCCTGGGAAAAACACAAAACCATGTCTGAGGAGCGCAAAGCTTTCTACGAGTATAATGCTTGTATAATGGAACCATGGGATGGTCCTGCTTCTGTACCTTTTACAGATGGCGACTACATTGGTGCGCTGTTAGACCGTAATGGTTTAAGACCTTCAAGATATACTGTAACAAAAAGTGGAAAATTAATTATGGCTTCAGAAATTGGAGTTGTAAATATTGATCCTGAAGACGTTGAAAAACACGGAAGATTAGAGCCAGGAAAAATGTTCTTGGTAGACATGAATGAAGGCCGTATTATCGAAGATGAAGAAATTAAAAGTAAAATTGTTTCTGAAAGACCTTATAAAGAATGGTTAGACAAAACAAGATTACATTTAAGAAATGTACCATATACTAACGAAACGTGTCCTATTGAAACTATCGATATCAAAACGAGACAGCGATTATTCAATTACACATTTGAAGATATTCAGGAAATTATAACGCCTATGGCCGAATCTGGTAAGGAAGCGTTAGGTTCTATGGGTATCGATACACCGTTAGCTGTATTATCAGACAGACCACAATTAATATCAAACTATTTCAAGCAATTATTTGCGCAAGTAACCAATCCGCCTTTAGATGGTATTCGTGAAGAAATCGTAACAGATATTAGTTTAAATCTTGGTAAAGACCGCAATATTTTCAGCATTACAGAAAGACAATGTAGAAAATTAAAAATACAAAATCCGGTAATTTCTAATGCCGATTTAGAAAAAATAAGAACCATTTCTATAGACGGGTTTAAAGCCGAAACTATTAACATCTTATATAAAAAATCTGAAGGTCTTAATGGTTTAGAAAATGCCTTAGAAGATATTATTTTACAAGTATCTAATGCGCTACGCAATGGAGCTAATATTATAATATTATCTGATAGAGGGGTTAATAAAGAGTTTGCTCCAATACCTTGTTTATTAGCATGTTCTTATGTAAATCATCAAATGAACCGTTTACGTAAACGCTCTTATTTCGATATCATTATCGAATCTGCAGAACCACGTGAACCACATCATTTCGCTACTTTATTTGGTTATGGTGCAAGTGCTATTAACCCATACATGGTTAACGAAATTATAAGAATGCAAGTTAAAGAAGGTTTTATAACCGGAATGGACGAGCAAAAAGCCGTTGATAATTTCAACAAAGCTATTGGAAAAGGTATTCTTAAAATTATGAATAAAATTGGAATCTCTACATTACACTCATACAGAGGTTCTCAAATATTCGAAATCGTTGGTTTCAACTCACAATTTGTTGAGAAATATTTCCCTTATACGGCTTCAAGAATTGAAGGTATTGGTTTATACGAAATTGAAAAAGAAATTAACGAACGCTACAAATTAGCGTATCCAGATAAAGAAATAGATAAACGTTTAGGCTTAAATATTGGTGGTGATTACCGTTGGAGACGAAATGGTGAAAGACACTTATTTAACCCTACAACAGTAGCAAAATTACAACAAGCAGTTCGTTTGAGCGATCAAGCAAGTTACGATGTATATGCGAAAGCAATAAACGAACAGGCAGAAAACTTAATGACTATTCGTGGTTTGTTTGAGTTTGATAACTTAGACCCAATTTCTATTGATGAAGTAGAGCCATGGACAGAAATTGTTAAGCGTTTTAAAACGGGAGCGATGTCTTACGGGTCTATCTCGAGAGAGGCTCACGAGAATTTAGCAATAGCCATGAACCGTATTGGTGGAAAATCTAACTCTGGTGAGGGCGGTGAAGACAGAAAACGTTTCCATCCAGATGTTAACGGAGATAGCAGAAACTCGGCCATTAAACAAGTAGCATCCGGTCGTTTTGGTGTAACATCACACTACTTAACAAACGCGAGAGAAATTCAAATTAAAATGGCTCAAGGTGCTAAACCTGGTGAGGGCGGACAGTTACCTGGTGAAAAAGTATTACCATGGATTGCTGCTGCACGTAACTCGACACCTTTTGTTGGATTAATTTCTCCACCACCGCATCACGATATTTATTCTATTGAAGATTTAGCACAATTAATTTTCGATTTAAAAAACGCAAATCGTGATGCCCGTATAAACGTAAAATTAGTTTCAGAGGTAGGTGTAGGAACTATTGCTGCTGGTGTAGCCAAAGCAAAAGCAGATGTTGTTTTAATTTCTGGTTATGATGGTGGTACAGGAGCATCGCCATTAACATCATTAAAACATGCTGGTTTACCTTGGGAACTTGGTTTAGCAGAAGCTCAACAAACCTTAGTTTTAAACAACTTAAGAAGTCGTATTGTTGTAGAATGTGATGGTCAATTAAAAACAGGTCGTGACGTTGCAATAGCTGCCTTATTAGGAGCCGAAGAATTTGGTTTCGCAACAGCACCTTTAGTAGCTTCGGGTTGTATTATGATGCGTAAATGTCATTTAAACACATGCCCAGTTGGTATTGCTACTCAAGATAAAGAATTACGTAAAAACTTTAAAGGTACACCAGAGCATGTTATTAATTTCTTCTACTACATAGCAGAAGAATTAAGAGGCATCATGGCACAGTTAGGATTTAGAACCTTAGCCGAAATGGTTGGTCAAACTCATAAAATTAATGCCAATAAAGCTATTAATCATTATAAAGCTAAAGGTTTAGATTTATCTGCTATTTTACACAGACCAGAAGTTTATAAACATTTAACTGTTAGAAATACAGAGAAACAAGATCACGGTTTAGAAGATGTTTTAGATTTCTCGATATTAAAAGATTCTCATAGAGCTTTGTATCGTAAAGAGAAAATGACTTTAGAATATCCTATAATAAACATTAATCGTTCTGTAGGAGCTATAATAAGTAATGAAATCTCTAAAATTTACGGTCATTTAGGTTTACCTGAAGATACCTTAAATGTGAATTTCACAGGTTCGGCTGGACAAAGTTTTGGAGCGTTTGGAGCACATGGATTAACATTTACTGTAGATGGTAACACTAACGATTATTTAGGGAAAGGATTATCTGGAGCAAAATTAATCGTAAAAAAACCAGCTAAAGCTACATTTAAAGCACAAGACAACATTATAGTTGGTAACGTTTGTTTATTTGGTGCCGTTCAAGGTGAAGCCTATATTAATGGTATTGCAGGTGAGCGTTTCGCAGTAAGAAACTCCGGTGCAACAGCGGTTGTAGAAGGTGTTGGAGATCACTGTTGTGAGTACATGACGGGTGGTAAAGTTGTTGTACTTGGTAAAACAGGTAGAAACTTTGCTGCTGGTATGAGTGGTGGTATTGCTTACGTTTACGATCCAGAAAACAAATTCACAAATGGTTTATGTAATACAGAAACTATAGAATTTGAAACAATGTCTGAAGAAGACAAAGCCGAATTAAAAGCATTAATACAAAAGCATGCTCTTTACACAGATAGTGAACTTGGTAAAGCCATCTTAAACGATTGGGAAAACAGCTTAAGTAACTTTGTAAAAGTTATGCCTACAGAATATAAACGTGCATTAAAACGTTTAGAAACAGAAGAACAAATGGTTGAAGAATTAACAATAGCATAA
- a CDS encoding glutamate synthase subunit beta produces the protein MGKVTGFKEFERQDESYEPVEKRVKNYNEFTIPLSDEEITKQGSRCMDCGIPFCHSGCPLGNLIPDFNHMVHQGEWQKASWILHSTNNFPEFTGRLCPAPCEKSCVLGIIEDPISIENIEKNIVERAFKEGWIKPQPPKTRTGKTVAVVGSGPAGLAAAQQLNRAGHTVTVFERDDEVGGLLRYGIPNFKLEKGVIDRRIAILKAEGIIFKTNVNVGVNYDVEELKAFDSIVLCGGATERRSLPTPGIDADGVVQAMDFLTQQTKVLFGKEVKDQVLATDKHVIVIGGGDTGSDCVGTSNRHGAKSVVNFEIMPKPPGHRSPTTPWPFWPLQLKTSSSHEEGVERNWLINTKEFVKDENGKLIALKTVNVEWKMVPGQRPQLIEIEGTEKTWPCDLALLALGFTGPESTLAEKLGVELDTRSNYKAEYGKYKTNVTKVFTAGDMRRGQSLIVWAISEGREAARQVDIYLMGKSDLPSKDVTGDLVAL, from the coding sequence ATGGGAAAAGTAACAGGATTTAAAGAATTTGAAAGACAAGATGAAAGTTACGAGCCAGTAGAAAAGCGCGTAAAAAATTATAATGAATTTACCATTCCTTTAAGCGATGAAGAAATCACAAAACAAGGTTCACGCTGTATGGATTGTGGTATTCCATTTTGTCACAGTGGTTGTCCGCTTGGAAATTTAATTCCAGACTTTAACCACATGGTGCACCAAGGTGAATGGCAAAAAGCTTCTTGGATATTACACTCCACTAATAACTTTCCAGAATTTACAGGTCGTTTATGCCCTGCTCCATGTGAAAAATCATGTGTTTTAGGTATTATAGAAGACCCTATTTCAATAGAAAATATTGAAAAAAATATAGTAGAACGTGCCTTTAAAGAAGGTTGGATAAAACCACAGCCTCCAAAAACAAGAACAGGAAAAACCGTTGCCGTAGTTGGTTCGGGACCTGCAGGTTTAGCAGCAGCACAACAGTTAAACCGAGCTGGACACACTGTAACTGTTTTTGAAAGAGATGATGAAGTTGGTGGATTATTACGCTACGGTATTCCTAACTTTAAATTAGAAAAAGGTGTTATAGACCGTCGTATCGCTATTTTAAAAGCAGAAGGCATCATATTTAAAACCAATGTAAATGTTGGTGTAAATTACGATGTAGAAGAATTAAAAGCATTCGATTCTATTGTACTTTGCGGTGGAGCTACAGAAAGAAGAAGTTTACCAACTCCTGGTATTGATGCCGATGGTGTGGTACAAGCTATGGATTTCTTAACGCAACAAACTAAAGTTTTATTTGGAAAAGAAGTTAAAGACCAGGTTTTAGCTACCGACAAACATGTTATTGTTATTGGTGGTGGTGATACAGGATCTGACTGTGTGGGTACATCAAATCGTCATGGCGCAAAATCGGTTGTAAACTTTGAGATTATGCCTAAACCACCAGGACACCGTTCGCCAACAACACCTTGGCCATTTTGGCCTTTACAATTAAAAACTTCATCTTCTCACGAAGAAGGGGTTGAAAGAAACTGGTTAATAAACACGAAAGAGTTTGTTAAAGACGAAAACGGTAAACTAATTGCACTTAAAACAGTAAACGTTGAGTGGAAAATGGTTCCGGGTCAACGCCCACAATTAATTGAAATTGAAGGTACCGAAAAAACCTGGCCATGTGATCTTGCCCTTTTAGCTCTAGGATTTACAGGTCCTGAAAGTACTTTAGCTGAAAAATTAGGCGTAGAACTAGATACCCGTTCTAACTATAAAGCAGAATATGGAAAATACAAAACAAATGTAACTAAAGTATTTACTGCTGGAGATATGCGCAGAGGGCAATCTCTAATTGTTTGGGCAATATCAGAAGGTCGTGAAGCGGCTAGACAAGTAGATATTTATTTAATGGGTAAATCGGACTTACCATCAAAAGATGTTACTGGCGATTTAGTAGCCCTTTAA